One Pyrus communis chromosome 4, drPyrComm1.1, whole genome shotgun sequence genomic region harbors:
- the LOC137732454 gene encoding E3 ubiquitin-protein ligase MPSR1-like, giving the protein MDSEAEFSSFFDWFTRRGRDRELSVLMPLILGAAATAASAATPDTEDPDGGNPERRTPRERIVLIDPFSQRVAVIEGGSDLDSLLQGLGGKDGQPPASKASIDAMPSVKIVEADGGSECAICLEQFEVDGVAKEMPCKHRFHGVCIEKWLTLHGSCPVCRFTMPVEEEEVVKKSEETGGEGRRVDGEIRVRVFVHNRRRASEGPDQASDEDTMQS; this is encoded by the coding sequence ATGGATTCCGAAGCTGAGTTCTCTTCCTTTTTCGACTGGTTCACGAGGAGGGGTCGAGACCGAGAGCTCTCTGTGCTCATGCCCTTAATATTAGGTGCAGCCGCCACCGCCGCCTCCGCCGCGACACCCGACACGGAAGACCCAGATGGAGGAAACCCTGAAAGACGAACCCCGCGGGAGCGAATAGTCCTCATCGACCCTTTCAGCCAACGCGTGGCGGTGATCGAAGGCGGTTCGGACCTGGACTCCCTGCTCCAGGGGCTGGGTGGCAAGGACGGTCAGCCGCCGGCGTCGAAGGCGTCGATCGACGCCATGCCAAGTGTGAAGATTGTCGAGGCGGATGGTGGATCCGAGTGCGCGATTTGCTTGGAGCAGTTTGAGGTGGACGGCGTGGCGAAGGAGATGCCTTGCAAGCACAGGTTTCATGGTGTTTGTATAGAGAAGTGGTTGACGCTTCATGGGTCGTGCCCGGTTTGCAGGTTTACGATGCCggttgaggaggaggaggtggtaaAGAAGAGCGAAGAAACGGGCGGAGAGGGAAGGAGGGTTGACGGAGAGATTAGGGTCAGGGTGTTTGTTCACAATCGCAGGAGAGCAAGTGAGGGTCCAGATCAAGCCAGTGATGAGGATACGATGCAGAGTTAG